The sequence GAACAAAACACCTTATAGATTTTCATAGAAAGAAAGTTATTATGGTAGATCACAATGAATTTTCTCAATCAGTTGAAGGGATACAAGATGCACAAATACTTGAAGTTGTTGACCATCATAAATTTGCAAATTTTCAAACAAATGAGGCTACAAAAATTCGTACAGAGCCTGTTGGTGGTACATCTACAATAGTTTATGGGCTATATAAAGAAGCTAAAATTGAACCAGATGAAAAGACAGCACTTCTTATGTTAAGTGCCATACTTTCAGATACTTTACTTTTTAAATCTCCTACTTGTACACTAAGAGATGTTGAGGTAGCTAAGGAATTAGGAAAACTTGCTAAAATTAAAGACATAGAAAAGTATGGAATGGAAATGCTAGTTACAGGAACTTCTATGTCTAAGGAAAATATGAAAGAAATTATAAATCAAGATAAAAAAGTTTTCCCTGTTGGAGATATAGAAATAGCAGTTGCACAAATAAACACAGTGCAAATTCAAGAATTAGCTGATAGAAAAGAAGAAATTAAAAAAGAAGTAGAACATGAAATAGGAAAATATGGATATTCATTATTTATCTTTGTTGTGACAGATATTATAAATTCTAATTCATTGTTATTTGTCTATGGAAAAGAAATAGATTTAGTTCAAAATGCTTTTAAGAAAGATGTTGTTGATAATGAAGTTTTACTTGAAAATGTTGTTTCAAGAAAGAAGCAAATAATTCCTTTCTTAATGACAGCAGCACAAAATATGTAAAAAAATACCACTCTACTTTTATAGTAGGTGGTATTTTTGCTATTTGCTCTTACTATTTCTAAACTCTGTTATATATTTCTTATGTTTTGCAATGATTTCAAGAATTTTTAGTTTTGAAAATTTAGTTTTTTTTGTTTGGTAAATTAAAGATATGAACTCTGAAAATTGAGAAAAAATACTCATTTTACTATCTTTATTTAATATATTTCTTTTAATTTCTTCTAACTTAGATAAAAATTGCTCATCAGTATCATTTACTTCTAATTTAGCAAGCATTTTTGAAAGTAAAGGATGAATATTTTTTTCTTCAAGTATATTTTTTTCAATTTCAAAAGCTAAATCTTTTTTTAAATCATCTAAACTCAAGTAAACAGAATATATAGGTGCTACTGAACAATT is a genomic window of Fusobacterium nucleatum containing:
- a CDS encoding TetR/AcrR family transcriptional regulator, yielding MARKGAYTKEMILEAAIKLFKKEGSDAITAKNIAKELNCSVAPIYSVYLSLDDLKKDLAFEIEKNILEEKNIHPLLSKMLAKLEVNDTDEQFLSKLEEIKRNILNKDSKMSIFSQFSEFISLIYQTKKTKFSKLKILEIIAKHKKYITEFRNSKSK